GTTAATGGCCACTGACTGTTAATTAGTTAAATTTGTGTTCAGTTTGTGATGAACACCACATTTGACCATTCAAATTCATTATTCGATAACTGGTATTTTGAAATTCATTAAACGTGTATAGAAAGAGAAAACACAAAGGTGAGAAAGGAAGACAAATTGTAGGGCTTGAACTAAAGTCATTTTGCTTTCGTTTCAGTATCAGGTGAAGAGAATATACGGGACTAAGTGTGGTCCAAAATTAACTACGGAATTACTTTCAATGTGTAGTTTAAAGAGTAGAAAGAAAGCCTTAAGTTGGCCTTGTTTGGAAagcaatttttcaaagaaaaaatacTACGTTTTCcgtgaatacatttttcaatcacttttttacctcacatatatttAATCGCTACAGTAGTTTTCctacaaaaaattcagaaaaatacaatccaaacataaCCTTACTTTTGCACTCACAAGAaaatttggttaaaaaaaattcGAAGATATTTGATTAATAATGAGAGTAGTTTGAAAAATAAAGTCCTAACGAGACCTATTTATAGCCCAATATGCCCGaaactaaaaaggaaagaaaaattgagctcttgccagtaacaaaattggtaaaaaagtTGCAACAGCGCTTATATATTTTGGGCTTTAATAAAaggatatttttttatttataaaatttggccaaaatatgAGGCATACCACTAAAAGCTTGGCGGCAAAGTTTTAGTTGCAGCAattcatattatttttttttttttttttttgtcttttcagtAAACTTTTCAAGGTTTCGTGGTAATTCCGATTGGCATACTACACTTGTGAACTTCAAACCTCTCTCACCATTTCCTAAATCTTCCTATATATAGTTGAGCAATTGCACCATCCTTTCGATAGGTGGTAGCTTCCAAAATTTACCGGTTTCTGTAGAATTCATGGCCGCCAAAGCTCTAACCACACTTTTCTTTCTCGTCTTACTTTCAACTTCATCCACCTTATCTGTAGCATCAAGAAAAGTTTCTGGGACAAGAAGTAAGTTTCGTAGTCCATTACCTTAAATAAGCTCTGATATCTTGGTTTATCGTTTTATGCATGTTGTTCTCTGGTCTCATGCAGATGGATTTCGGGGTAAAGTTGCCAATCTTCCAGAGGTAAAGATAGGCCCACCTGTCTATCATTCACCATCTTCTCCGCGAGGACACGTACCAACAGGCGGCCGAAGATGATTGATTTTCCCCAGTCGGACGATACTTCAAGATTTGGGCTGGGATGTTGCTTCTTTTTATAGTTGTTTGTAAGCCTAGATACGAATGGGCATCTCAAGTTTCAAAATAATCTGTTTTTATGTGTCCTCGTTTTGCTTATGGAAAGCTGTATATTCAGTTTCCTGTTGTTTGTTTTTGTGGTTCATTTGGACAGTGCTTGGTTTGTTCATGGTTGGTAAATATCAAAACAACCATCCCATGACTCATGCATAACGTAATCGGTTCTATCCATATAAATTGATGCCTTTGCTAAGTTGATGGATTCGAATCGCTTATCATGTCATCTATATAAATCTAAGGATTTTTCTAACGAGTGTTTCATAAACATTCATTAGCACTCACCTAATCTACTATATTATTCTCTGTTATATTTATGTACTTTCTCTATTTAATCTTATCTACTATTCTTtgtatttatttccttttcctaactaatcttgtattttaaaaaataggACACATGAAATATGTCTCACAAGTGCTATAGTTGACAAACCCTAAAtgtaataattaaaaaaaaaccccaaaatcTATGGAAGACTGTTTGACTCAACCAACCCAATCTCGATCAATGATGGCTCCTAATCTACGGTCACAAACAGATCAGATATGTGAGCCTAACATGATTAATCCGTATATAGAATAGGATGGGCTTATTCTCAATGATAGGttgaaattttatcatttattttattattaatttctctTATTATCTGacctgatgtggattaattgctatattctactcactttttagtattttgcattcatttcagggagtagaacgaaattATGATAATAAGTACCAATTTAGCAAAAAAGGAGCCCAAGTGATAAAGCTTGCCccaggggcatttttggaaaagaagatgtcACGCCCATTTCGGTAATTTCTGCTGAGGAATGACGGACGAAGGGTTTCTTTCTCTTGGGAGCCGCCACACATCTGGGAGAGGCAGAGGATAAAAACCAAAAAGAGAGCAGAGGAAGGATGGCTGATTTTATTCTTAGTCTTTCGTCCTGTAGCATAGactcactttttgacttttcttcttaGCCTTTTGTGGGCATTCTCACGGTTGTGAGAAAAACAACGAGGAGTACTAGCTTAGCATTTCATTAACTTTTTCCTTTAGAATTCTTTTTGCTTGTTCTCACGCATGTCAGGAGATTGGAGGCTATCCTCTTTGACTTTTCCTCCTTGTACCTTTTGAGTGGCGTTGCTCTACGGATGCTGGGAACAATAAAGAGATTCAATTGTTACCTGTGACTTTCATTTGCTCTCTAATTGTTCGACGAATTGTGGCTTCCTGAAATGCAGACAATGGCAGTGACTTTTGCTGAAATTTCCCGTGGACTTAGTTCATCAAATAGAACTAATTTCCTCATTCTAGTCAAGAAACGACGGATACTTTGGGttgcctaaaaattgtgagatcgatttaatctaatcttttccttttatttattggtattcgcatattccttgattgctatgcttatggttatttaattaattggttgtcttggatccggataattaattgattggataatctattgtcaattggggcgttaaatccgtaattgtttaattgccctgaattagtgacaactggcatgattgggtttgtgtcaggggaacaCGCGGGCTAACCTAAAGTAAcactggtagtgtgttatttggttagaatagggctcctctaatacgtaaggcaattggaaaattaaatcttacgggcgtacctaggattatttcctAATTAGAGTAGTAATTAACGGGTGTACCTTAATCACCggcacagtaaggaggggttgactgccatcgcttgtttggtagttataacctatttattgatgaataattggaattgcccttgcttcgatgatcaattaggtgaaccattgctgaagttatttcttggctagatctttaattaatattaccttgattttagtgaattgccatttgacttttagttgcctactttattttatttttaattgttttcttgttttaattggtttaggcctttaattattgttattcTAAGTTCAGTGAATCGTGGTTTAATACCTAGTTagttatttagttttattttcttatttgaatttatttgattgtcatTGTCCCTACAAAATCACCCCCCTGTGTTACTCTGGATTTCTTAAGAAACAAATATACACAATCCCtgtggatacgaccctactcGCCCTGTCTACAATTCATAATTATCTGTGAAAAGAAATAACCattccattcgggtatatcggatcaagcaaactcttcgggaacagggtgaatcaagtaacccattgcacacctagagtccctgctccagtacttggaatgGGTACGTTttcaattgattttgaaaacttGATTTAACTTCTGATTTTCGAAAAACTATTTTTGTGCTATCAtctgattttaaaatttttgattttttttttgtctaaaaaAGCTTAAAATCAGAAGCATCTCTTTGACTACTTTTGGCTTTTCGATTCTAGGATGCTCTTTCATACAGACAAACATACCTTTCAAACTTTTTAACATAATTACTGAGGCCGGGAAAAATATTACTTCCATACACATCTCTGTCATTTATTACTATTTGAACCTCACTTCTAAATTCGCCTTTGTCTCCActcatcttcttcttttccaatatttAGTCTTTACAAGAAAAACAATTAATTACATAAAAAATACCATTTAATTAGTACAAATGTCATTACTTTGCCAACTATTGAACCCCTCTTGGCCAGATTGGAAATGAGATTAGTGTACTTGCCTAGGAAAATTGAAGTAGCTGGTATCtaaattttctttcttgtttctttttcttccccattcttctttttttaaacgGACACATAAAGATCAATACTTTGCCAATTATTGAACCCTTATATGCTCTTGGCCTGATGGGTTGTTTGCCATTTTGCCATTTTTAATACAAGTAAAGGCAATCCATTTCTCCTTCCGGTagcgccccccccccccaaaataaagagtaattaattttctttaatCTAAGCCTgcaatttcttttccttttcttcccgTTTTGGAAACGTTTAACAAATTCCAAAAGTCAATAATTGAACGTTGCACTATCACATTGTCACATTTGGAACAAAACTAACGCAGGACTTTGAAAATTTGGTCAATATGGCTATTATATTACAGAGTAATAATTGACAAGCCGAACTCCAACCCATCCGAATTCACTCTAACACCTCCAAGAATCTACGGTAATGGTGATCGAGCTCCCGGCCAACTCCAGTGAATCAAATTTAACGCGTGGAGGGGACTGACCGGATTACAAGAAACTTTAGAAAATACACTATTTTAATGCTTTTTGTTTTCACATCAGCTACAGGAATTGCATGAATAAATGTGTTAGAATTTTCTCAAATCTGTGGTCTTCTATCAATCAGATCATTAGAGGACCTGAAATGGTCCATTTTGACTATTCTGTCTAATAAATGCCTCAGGAATTTTGGAAGGGATTCTTGGGTCGTTTCTTGTGAAGACATGAAcgcaatattttgaaaattggaTCGAATCGGTTGGTTCGATCGATTGAATCGTGAATCGGTCATAACATCGATTTGATTCTATGTTAGAGTTGACTTTGTCAAAATTGGAATAGCTTTCAAAGTAAATGCCAAACATAGAGAGAGCAAAATGTCTCAAAGCACGGCAGAGCTTGCAATTCTTGAGTGCTACTTTTGATTGACTTCACAAAGTTGTTGTACTCAACACTTGAATTCTGAAACTTCATGAAACTTGTTTAGAAAAGAAACACAATGGTGAGAAAGGAAGACAAATTGTAGGCCGGAATTAAACTCTATCGATTTCACTTTCGTTCCAATTCCGAGGACAAATAGATTtctaatttcaaaaaattacacCTTCACCCCTTATTTCCATGTATTTGATCACTTATAAATCCGGTTTGCTTATGTCAACAAATAGATATTAGATGAATATCCAATATACCATTATGAACCTTTATACTAAAAgtttaaacaaaaaagaaaagaaaaactctttCGCTTCTTTCTCTCCCACCAAACTATGACCACAACAGTTTTTTAAGGAGCAGAGTTGCACTATTGTTGGGGGAGGGTTAAGATAGATGGTAGGGGGAGAATTGTAAGCAAGAGATTCTAGATTTAAAATCTTTCTGTTgccaaaaacaaataaaaaaaaataaaagcacaCCATTGTCGCCAAGTCCACGTTTATTAATGGTATCACAGGCTgtaagcaaaaaagaaaaacaagaagagcAATAGAAAGCTCTTTGTTCTACTACTAGAGTAACGACCACCACAGTCAATTCCACTATGGTTCTACTATCGTAACCCAAAAAGATATTCCAACAACACAAAATGCATATTCTATAAGCCAGAAAGGAAAAACTCACGCACAGTGATGTGCTTGCATATCATCCTTATTACATCCACTTCTATGTTACTCATCTTTATTGCATCCACTTATATATTAGTCATTGTTAATAAAATTCAATATATCATTTCTTAgtttattcaaataaataaagtgaCGGAAAGGTTGGATTGGatggtaaaataaaaaaaattataagtaGAAGATTCTGTTTTTGAAGATCTCCCACTTacggaaaaaaaaatatgactGCTGCCCTCTTAAAATGGAAAGTTAGTTTTGTCAACCAGAATAATTCCCTCTTTATATCATGGAAAAATGGCTAACCAAAACCAGGTGCTGGTGTTTCATTCAATAATGATAGATGTGTCAAGTGTCAATAGATTGAACCTCAAAAATTCTAATATCAACACTACACTCTATGACTTCTCATTTTCATCATTGCTAAATATTGAATACTGAGGAGGGTATTTCCAGCTCGGATAGTATTGGGGCCTCACCCTGTGGTACTTCTGGAACCACCGCCTCGGCAAGGCCCCTCGTGCCGTGACCTCAGCCCAATTATCAACTCGGCCAAGACCTTCGGTCATAAAGCCGAAGTGACGTTTAAAGACCTGACCGCCGAAGAGGTGGGACATGACCTCTGACACCTCTGACAAAGCTGTTCTGACACATGCGCCGCCTGACGCTGACAACTGTTCCGGCGCACCTTTCCGCAGAGCCCATCAAATCACCTTGATGCACTGCCCCTATCAGATCTCTAGGGACCTGCGCTAgcagtctctctctctctctcttcctcgtCTCTTATAAATACCCAATATTTCCCACTGAGAAGGGGATGACCAATTCCTGGTAAAACACTTCACTGATTCTCTGTTATTACACCATTTTTCTAATCCCGAACTGACTTAAGCTTCGGAAGTATATCGGGGGACCCAGCCCCTCTTGTAATCTAAGCAGGTGATCTAGACCACCGTGACCTTTTCAACTGTGGTGCCGTCAGCTCACGGTTCACTCCCGCCGGTCAGAATTCGCCTCTTCAATTGGCACCGTTTGTGGGAACGCGAAGACATTGGAGAATGAAGCCTACGCGTTCTAGGAGTAGGAAAGCTCTCACTATTGGGGCTGAGCAGAGTAATGCGGCTCAGTAAGAAGATATTTCCGAAGGGCAGGAGTCCCCGAGAACTCAGCCCGCAAACGAAGAAGCCATAACCCGTATGGCCGAGTTTGTGACCGAGAACTCTAACATCTTTGAGGAGTTAGGGAGGTATCTTAAGAGACAAGGCAAGCAGAAGGCCGAGTCCTCTAAAAGGAAGTCAGATGGATCTCCTGAAGGCTCGTCTGAAGAAGAATCTGACGGGAGGCGCTTGAGCCGAAGTGTTTCAAAGAGAGCATTCTCCAAGGCCATTTCTAAGGTAGCCTCCCTGACCAGGTCATTGTCAAGAGGGCTCTTGGGCCGACGACCTGAGGAACCTCGACCCATGGAGAGAGCTGGGGTGGATTACCAAAGGGCTCCACCCTTCACGGATGACATAAATGAGGAGAGGCTTCCTCCCAACTTCAAGCTCCCCTCGATACCATCTTACGACGGCCGAGGTGATCCTGAAGACCACATTCATGCCTTCATCTCGGCCTTCCGCCTGTATTGCATCCCTGACCCCGTCATATGCCGGGCTTTCCCAGTATTCCTCCAGGGGACAGCTCGAAAATGGTTCTGGGATTTAGAACCTAGGAGCATTTCAACCCTGGAGGAATTAGTGGAGAAATTTCTTCACCGTTTTGTCTCCTCCCGACCTACGACCAGGACCTCGGCTTATCTGTTGAACATGCAACAGAACCCGGGAGAATCACTTCGATCGTACGTCCAGAGGTTCCACGAAGAAAGCGTGCAGATACCTAATCCTAATGAGCAGGTCACCATTGCTGCTTTTACCTATGGGCTCGTTGCCGGAGTATTCAATACGGGGATTCACAAGAAGTATCCCCGCACACTCCATGAACTGTGGTTGAAGGTCGAGAAGGGCATACAGGCCGAAAACCTCAACTGCATGAAGAAAGAGGTCCAGACCACCCGCTCAAGGACCGATCCCCGAAGGGGAAAAGAGGCTGGCCGAAGTGAAGTGGGGGTAGGGAGTGGCTTCCAAAACCCTAACCGAGACCGCCGCAGCATGTTCGACCGAATCTCCAAGGGGAAAGCATCCATCCCCGGGTCCGAGTTGACCCCTTTGAACACTATTCGGTCCCGGGTGTTGTCCATGATGGAACAGAACAACCTCGAGAAAGCACCTCTGAAGATGTTCGGTAGCAGGGACAAGAGGAACTCTAACCTCTACTGTCTGTATCACCGAGACATCAGGCACGAGACCGAGGACTGCAACGACCTTAAGAAGGAGATTGAAAACCTTATCAGGCAGGGGCACCTGAAGCAGTTCATCCGTCGAGGTGGAGGTCACCAACGTAGTGAACCCCGATGTGACAGGCGGGGTGATCAACGCCGAGACGAAAGGCGGACGTCTAGAAGCAGTTGCAGGCCCCCAGACGATCCTAGGGAGACAAAAAGGCCTCCCCGAGACGGATCTTCAGGTCATGGATTAGGGTATGGACCCAACATAGTCGGGGTCATCAATACCATCGCCGGAGGTCCGACGGGAGGAGATAGTCAAAACTCCCGGAAGAGGACCTATAGGCAAGCCAACCCGGATCAGGCCGAGTCTAGCTCTCGCCTATCCGAGGTGTTCTCTTACAGATCTAGTGATCCTGTCCCAGTTGCCTCGAGTAGCCATGAGGCTTTGGTGACTGAAGTGCTCACCAACAATTACATTGTGAAGAAAGTCTACATTGATCCAGGAAGCTCGGTGGACGTCATGTACCTCCGCACGTTTGATAGCCTTAAACTGGCCAGGGAGCGCATGATCCCAGTAAGAACCCCCTTGGTAGGGTTCGGGGGACACGTTGTGCATCCCGAAGGGATGGTGACCCTGACGGTAACCGTGGGATGTCACCCCCGTTGCCGAACTATCCCTGTCAATTTTGTCGTGGTAAAGGCTGACTCCCCGTACAACATGCTCCTGGGACGACCCACGCTCAACGCTTTGCGAGCGGTATACTCAACATTCCATCTGAGCTTTAAGTTTCCCACCTCCGCAGGGGTCACCGAGGTGAGCAGCGACGTCTGCGCTGCCCGGGAGTGTTACCTCGTCACTTTACAAGCGGCCTTTCCATCTACCTCTGATAGAAGGTCCGAAAAGATGTCGGACATTCTCTCAATTGATTGCATCGACCCTCAACAAACGGTGAAGCTCCAGAGGCTGGAAACCGGAGATGAGGTGGAGGAGATCCCCATGGACCCCACGAATCCGGATCAAATGATCCGCGTTGGCATCTGTTTGCCTGACTCAGTTAAGAAAGGAATGGTGGATCTTCTCAGAGAATACCGGGACGTCTTCGCTTGGGCCGCAGATGAGGTCCAAGGAGTCCCGCATCACCTCATGCTACACGAGCTTAACGTTGACCCCCAGGCACGGCCGGTCAAACAAAAAAGGAGGCACCTCGGCCCTGAGCGTAGCCGAGCTATTGGTGAAGAAGTGGACAAGCTCCTGCCCGCAAAGATAATCCGGGAGATCCAGTATCCGACCTGGTTATCCAACCCGGTCATGGTCAAGAAGGACGCAAGAGCTTGGAGGATGTGCGTCGACTTCACCGATCTCAATAAGGCCTGCCCCAAACACTGCTACCCATTGCCCAAGGTCGACACCTTGGTGGACTCGGCAATGGGTTATGAAGTCCTCTGTTTCCTTGATGCTTTCAAAGGGTATCACCAGATCGGAATGAGTCCGGATGACCAGGAGAATACGGCCTTCTATACTGACCAAGGCACCTACTGCTACACCACCATACCTTTTGGATTAAAGAATGCCGGGGCCACATATCAACGCTTGGTTAACCAAGCTTTCAAGTCCCAGATCGGGCGAAATGTCGAAGcctacgtggatgacattctCCTCAAGAGCCAGACAACCTCTACTTTTCTTTCTAACCTGAGAGAAGTCCTTGAAGTCCTCCGGGAAATGCGAATGATGCTAAACCCTAAGAAATGTGTCTTCGGGGTCATTTCGGGAAAATTTCTGGGCTACCTTGTCTCCAGACGAGGCATAGAAGCGAATCCGGATAAGGTGAGAGCGATCCAAGAAATGTCCCCACCTCGGTGTATCCGCGACGTGCAGAGGCTTACAGGGCGGTTGGCAGCCCTGAACCGGTTCTTATCGCAGTCGGC
This Coffea arabica cultivar ET-39 chromosome 3e, Coffea Arabica ET-39 HiFi, whole genome shotgun sequence DNA region includes the following protein-coding sequences:
- the LOC113737292 gene encoding uncharacterized protein yields the protein MAEFVTENSNIFEELGRYLKRQGKQKAESSKRKSDGSPEGSSEEESDGRRLSRSVSKRAFSKAISKVASLTRSLSRGLLGRRPEEPRPMERAGVDYQRAPPFTDDINEERLPPNFKLPSIPSYDGRGDPEDHIHAFISAFRLYCIPDPVICRAFPVFLQGTARKWFWDLEPRSISTLEELVEKFLHRFVSSRPTTRTSAYLLNMQQNPGESLRSYVQRFHEESVQIPNPNEQVTIAAFTYGLVAGVFNTGIHKKYPRTLHELWLKVEKGIQAENLNCMKKEVQTTRSRTDPRRGKEAGRSEVGVGSGFQNPNRDRRSMFDRISKGKASIPGSELTPLNTIRSRVLSMMEQNNLEKAPLKMFGSRDKRNSNLYCLYHRDIRHETEDCNDLKKEIENLIRQGHLKQFIRRGGGHQRSEPRCDRRGDQRRDERRTSRSSCRPPDDPRETKRPPRDGSSGHGLGYGPNIVGVINTIAGGPTGGDSQNSRKRTYRQANPDQAESSSRLSEVFSYRSSDPVPVASSSHEALVTEVLTNNYIVKKVYIDPGSSVDVMYLRTFDSLKLARERMIPVRTPLVGFGGHVVHPEGMVTLTVTVGCHPRCRTIPVNFVVVKADSPYNMLLGRPTLNALRAVYSTFHLSFKFPTSAGVTEVSSDVCAARECYLVTLQAAFPSTSDRRSEKMSDILSIDCIDPQQTVKLQRLETGDEVEEIPMDPTNPDQMIRVGICLPDSVKKGMVDLLREYRDVFAWAADEVQGVPHHLMLHELNVDPQARPVKQKRRHLGPERSRAIGEEVDKLLPAKIIREIQYPTWLSNPVMVKKDARAWRMCVDFTDLNKACPKHCYPLPKVDTLVDSAMGYEVLCFLDAFKGYHQIGMSPDDQENTAFYTDQGTYCYTTIPFGLKNAGATYQRLVNQAFKSQIGRNVEAYVDDILLKSQTTSTFLSNLREVLEVLREMRMMLNPKKCVFGVISGKFLGYLVSRRGIEANPDKVRAIQEMSPPRCIRDVQRLTGRLAALNRFLSQSASKALPFFKVLKKADSFSWTEECQRAFEQLKEYLHCLPTLTSPRPGDKLF